In Pseudomonas flavescens, the sequence GCCACAGGCGGACGACAGGAAGATCTCGTTCTCGGCCAGGGTCTGCAGCAACTTGCCGCCAGCCGGAACGGTGATGGTGCGCTCACCATTGATCTCGATGTTCACGTCGCCCGCGGAAACCAGGCGTGCACGCGCCATGAGGATCACCGCCACGAGGAGGATGATCACCACGGTGAACATGGAGACTGCTACTAGAATCTCGAAAGCCATTGGCAACCCCTTACAGCTGTACGCCGGAGAACGACATGAAGCCCAGCGACATCAGGCCAACGGTGATGAAGGTCAGACCCAGCCCACGCAGACCGGCGGGTGGATCGCTGTACTTGAGCTTCTCGCGGATCGCCGCCAGCAGCACGATGGCCAGTGCCCAGGAGACACCGGCACCAGCGCCGTAGACCACGCTCTCGGTGAAGTTGTAGTCACGCTCGACCATGAACAGGGTGCCGCCGAAGATGGCGCAGTGCACGGTGATCAGCGGCAGGAAGATGCCCAGCGCGTTGTAGAGCGCAGGCAGGTACTTGTCGAGCACCATTTCCATGATCTGCACCACGGCGGCAATCAGGCCGATGTAGCAGATCAGACCGAGGAAGCTCAGGTCGACTTCCGGCAGACCAGCCCAGGAAAGCGCGCCATCCTTGAGCAGGTAGACATAGAGCAGGTTGTTCAGCGGCACGGTGATGATCATCACCACGATCACCGTCAGACCCAGCATCAACGAGGTTTCGACCTTCTTGGAAATCGCCAGGAAGGTGCACATGCCCAGGAAGAACGCCAGGGCCATGTTCTCGATGAACACCGCACGGACGAACAGGCTGATGTAATGTTCCATTTAGTAAGCCTCCTCGTTCTTCACTTGCGGCGCCATGCGGTACTCGACCTTCTCGACCTGCTCCTTTTTGTAGCTACGCAGTGCCCAGATGAACAGGCCGATCAGGAAGAACGCCGACGGTGGCAGCAGCAGCAAGCCATTGGGCTGATACCAGCCGCCGTTGTTGACGGTATGCAGAATCTGCACGCCCATCAGCGAACCGGCACCGAACAGCTCGCGCACGATACCCAGCGCCACCAGCATGGCGCTGTAGCCCAGCCCGTTGCCCAGGCCATCGACGAACGACGCCACCGGCGGGTTGGACATGGCGAAGGCTTCGGCGCGCCCCATGACGATGCAGTTGGTGATGATCAGGCCGACGAATACCGACAGCCGCTGACTCAGGCTATAGGCATAGGCCTTGAGGAACTGATCGATGACGATCACCAGCGAAGCGATGATCACCACCTGGGCGATCATGCGGATGGAGCCCGGAATCTGGTGGCGCACCATCGAGATGAAGAAGCTGGAAAACGCCGTGGTCACGGTCAGCGCGATGGACAGCACCAGCGCCGTGCTCAGGCTGGACGTGACCGCCAGTGCCGAGCAGATGCCGAGGATCTGCAGACCGATCGGGTTCTTGTTGAGAATCGGATCGAGCAACAGCTCTTTCATGTTGGATTTGGACATGGATCAAGCCTCCCCTGCGCCGAGCTTCTTGATGAACGGGCCGAAGCCGTCCTCACCAAGCCAGAAGTGAATCATGTGAGTCACGCCGTTGGCGGTGATGGTCGCACCGGCGATGGCATCGACCTGATAATCGGCTTGCGGGCTCTGTTCATTGACACTGCCCTTGATGACCCGCAGCGCCGGTTCACCATTCTGGTAGACCTTCTTGCCGACCCACTTGGCCTGCCAGTTGGGGTTGTCGATCTCGCCACCCAGCCCCGGGGTTTCCCCATGCTGGTAGAAGCCCAGGCCGGCGACGGTCTCCAGGTCACTCTGCAGGGCGACGAAACCATACATGGTCGACCACAGGCCGTAGCCGCGCACCGGCAGCACCAGGCGATCCATCTGCCCGTCCTGCTCGATCTGGTAGACCACAGCGTAGTGCTCCCGGCGACGAATCGAGGCGATGTCCTGCCCTTCCGGGATCTGGCTGGACAAGGATGCATCGGCGATCGACTTGTTCTGGTCGAAGGTATGCGGGTCGAAGGCGTCGCTGTACTCGCCGGTACGCAGATCGACCAGACGTGGGGTGACGCGCGAGGAGAACATTTCGCGCACTTCATCGCTGGACATGCCCGGCTGCCAGAGCTCGGCGATCACCAGTACCGCGCGTTGACGGTCGACCAGCGCATTTTCCTGCTGGGTCGGACGCAGGATCAGCGCGGCGGCCGATACCGCGATCGAGCACACCAGGCACATCACCAGGGTCACGACTAGGGTGCGTGTCGGAGTTTCTTTAATCTTAGACATTACGCGCCAGCCTCCGCTTGATGTTGGCCCGTACCACGTAGTGGTCGATCAGGGGCGCACACAGGTTGCCGAACAGGATCGCCAGCATCATGCCTTCCGGGAACG encodes:
- the nqrE gene encoding NADH:ubiquinone reductase (Na(+)-transporting) subunit E — its product is MEHYISLFVRAVFIENMALAFFLGMCTFLAISKKVETSLMLGLTVIVVMIITVPLNNLLYVYLLKDGALSWAGLPEVDLSFLGLICYIGLIAAVVQIMEMVLDKYLPALYNALGIFLPLITVHCAIFGGTLFMVERDYNFTESVVYGAGAGVSWALAIVLLAAIREKLKYSDPPAGLRGLGLTFITVGLMSLGFMSFSGVQL
- a CDS encoding NADH:ubiquinone reductase (Na(+)-transporting) subunit D, which translates into the protein MSKSNMKELLLDPILNKNPIGLQILGICSALAVTSSLSTALVLSIALTVTTAFSSFFISMVRHQIPGSIRMIAQVVIIASLVIVIDQFLKAYAYSLSQRLSVFVGLIITNCIVMGRAEAFAMSNPPVASFVDGLGNGLGYSAMLVALGIVRELFGAGSLMGVQILHTVNNGGWYQPNGLLLLPPSAFFLIGLFIWALRSYKKEQVEKVEYRMAPQVKNEEAY
- a CDS encoding Na(+)-translocating NADH-quinone reductase subunit C codes for the protein MSKIKETPTRTLVVTLVMCLVCSIAVSAAALILRPTQQENALVDRQRAVLVIAELWQPGMSSDEVREMFSSRVTPRLVDLRTGEYSDAFDPHTFDQNKSIADASLSSQIPEGQDIASIRRREHYAVVYQIEQDGQMDRLVLPVRGYGLWSTMYGFVALQSDLETVAGLGFYQHGETPGLGGEIDNPNWQAKWVGKKVYQNGEPALRVIKGSVNEQSPQADYQVDAIAGATITANGVTHMIHFWLGEDGFGPFIKKLGAGEA